GTATTGTATCTTTATAACTCTACAGACTCTGGTGTCTGCAGAGACAGGCAGCCATTTTATGTTCAGTTCAATAAAGCTTGTCATAAGAGAAACATTGGACTTTGCTATGGGTTTTCCCCTGTATTGTTCTCTTAATCTAAAATGAAGTTCAATATGACTGAGAGTGTCTGTTTTCTCTTTATGGACAGGAAAAACGTAAAATGAGGCTCCAGTTTTAAATTAAACAGTGTTTTACTCACAGATCTGTGTCACTCTGGTCCAGAGACTCTACATCAGCTTGACTTTCGTTATGGACAGAGTCAGATTCCTGCACTTGGCACAGTTCCTCATCTGTGATTATATCAAACACTGCATCATCTGGTGGTTTGGAGGTTTCATTTGTAACTGTGCCATAAAAGTACATCAAAAGAAAGGCAGTCATAACGTAACAGGCAGCatcagtgtttttattttttaaacagagctTATGTATCTGGACCATTATTCTGCCTATACAGTAGTTTTCACATACTGCAAGTGCTAGAGGGACTCTCCAGGGTGACTCACTTGCATTAAAATATACATGGCTATTTGTATCGATCTATCAATATTAACATATACTAACAAGCTCCACAACTACTCTGGGACAAGTTCCGCCTGGACTTACACCCCATTAACATCACTGGGGTTGCACAGAGTGTAAATTGAGCAGGATTTGACCACATGAACCCTGGCAGGAAGCCCAATAATCTCATTTATCTCACATTTGCACATGAAAAGAACTAACCTGTACCTTCCTGGGTCGGAGACACTGGTGAATTTAGCAGAGCTGGTGGTTCTTCTTGGCTGGCACGGGATCCAAAGTCATCCGTGTAATCCACGATCACCCTAGGTTTATTGAAGCAAGCTCTACAGCACCGCTCCTTCTTGCCACTGTGTTTGGTCATCATATAGTTGTTACAGCAGTAATAGCAGAAAATGCGACCACACAGTctagaaattaaaaagaacaaatgcaaaggtATGAGAATGTTACACCGATGGCTTAAAAATAGAATTAGGTAAGGTGTGCATTGACAATGCTTGGGGTTCTGGTCATAAAGGTCATGTACCCTGGGAAAGCATGAAGTTTTTTGTAGGTTACATGGCAAAAATCACAATGCAGACAATTCTGCCTTTTAAGGTTCAGAAAAACTTACTGGATCGTGAATGTTCAGAGGGGCACATTTTTCCTTTATAGtctcaataaaaataaattacacaggaacagaagtttccagagggtaaaaacaattaaaaatacaatttacaAACAAGACTACAACAAGTAAAGAACACATATTTAGTGATTTTCAATGGGCCTGATCttgttcctattgaagtcaatggcaaaacacccatttTAATGGGAGTAAAAACAGGCCACGTATCGATATTCACTCAAACCATCCCTAACCTAAATCCTTCACTGCATAAGCTGCACAGCCTCCAAaaaagggaagcagcagcaaTATAAAATATTGATTTCTGTGAGTCAGAAAGAGAGCTACCCAAGGATATTCGGTCATTATAAGAATCAGTCAAATAGTTTTTTAATTGATTTGTTAAGAGTTTGTTGATGAAAAGACCTCAGTTCAGTTTGCTGCTATTCATTAGGTTTTAATACTAGCTGTTTTTCATAAGTATTCAAACAACCACTGGGTATTGGTGAAAATGTTTGCAAGTTTCACAAACATTAGTAGAAATCATTCTTCATCTGAAAAATCATACTAGAAGTAAGTTATTAGCTACTAACTAATCACCACCTGATATTCACGACTTTAAAATGTCATTGATTAAGTGACTAATCACACATCATGAATAAAGAGTAAAACAGTGACAGGCCACCCCACTGCCTGAAATTTGTTCATCCAAACATGGAGAAATCATGAACATGTAACTATTAATTCACAAATAGAAAAGGGTTAAAATTTGCAGCAAATAATTCAATCAACTGTCAGATTTTTTGAACAGGCCACATCAAAATCAAATCTTGCTATTTAGAGTCACTGTTTCTCAACATATCTTTTAGTAGTGAAAGTTATGTCTGTACAGAACCTAATTCAATGCGGCATCAATCCTGATTGGGTCAgtactgtaataaaataataatagtaccaTCGTactgaataatttttaaaagcacatatACCAAGTGCGGACAGCATATAATATACATATTATAACAATGTATGTCTGGGAACAGTGTAAAATATTGAAACACTGGATATTTTACATGGAACCTATCATATTTATTTCCACGTTTTTAATAACGTGTCATAGGTCAAGAAACTGACCTGCAGTGGTGTCGGCGCATCATCCAAGTAAACTCTCGCTGACAGCTCAGGCAATGATTTACTTCTGTGTCACCAAGCCATCTTTGCTCTTCACAGAGCTTCTGCTGAAATTCCAGTGCATCTGATTTCTGCCAAAGGGCATCCTTATCCCTGTGGAGACATGTGTAAAGAAGAGCAATCCATTTTAGAAACAtcactgtttgtttttaactaatcTCAACTCTGCTCCTGGAAGAAAACTCTATACCGTAAAGTGCTGTTATTTAACTCTGAAGTACACAAATCTGAAATAGCTCACTCCCTGCACTTTTAACTAAGTTACACCGGGATTTACAAATGTATATACACCACCAAAAGGTGTGATTGGCCTTTGCAGACAGAACCTCAGaatataagaattgccatactggatcagtaccatggccccagttcaggaaagcacttaagtgtgcACTTAATTTTAAGTTGCACTCAATGAGCAATGCCTAGAAGGCTTCAGTTGAAGGCACATTATTCTCCGTGCTGCAGCGAGTTCTATCAAAGATATCCCAGAAGCACATCTGGATCAGACTGTAGCTGTAAGCCATGGTTTGCTCTGTGGGAGAGTGAGGAGAGCTGTCCTGCAGCTGACCCACCCAGAATTCTGCCTGGGgatcaggttggggggggggggtgcatgttACTTGAAGTGTTCTGTCATCCTTTGAAAGGATGTGGTCGAGACTCCCTCTCGCATTAGTCCACCCTCAAAGGTTAGGTACAATTGTGTGGAATTTAGGCTTTCTGACGTGGAGGTGCCTCAACAGCAAAAAAAGTTTTGCAGCACTTGAGGTAAACTGTCAAGTGAGACCTCAAACCACAAAGGCTAACAACACAGCGCTAACCATCTCACAACACCCATCACTACCTGACATCTTAGCTCAACTTTTTGCAGCTGGGCATAGAAGCAGAATCTTACACCCTAGTTACAAGGGAGGTTGCACTGTATATTTGCCAAAGGGAAGGACTAGGAGTTAGGAGTTATAGTCTCAGCTCTGGCACTACCTTGCTCTGAGGTCTTGGTCATGTCATTTAATCTCTGTTTCTCAGTTTACCAATCtgtagaaaaatatggtaatactTATGTACATCACAGGGTGTATGAGGATCGATTAGTTAATGGTTAGACACTCTTTGAAAATGTTAAGTGATATCAAGGGCTAAGTATGTGAGCCAAACTTTGCTCTCGATTACATCTTCTTCTGGTTCCTCAGTATATAAGTTACACTAACTTAGACTCTCTTACACACCTGTAAATAGCTGTAATGAGATCGAAGGGATTCTAAATTAGCATAAGGGAGTCTTCATTTATGCATCACCTGTGAATCTGACCTCTGGAAAGAATCAAGAAGTGAGAAAGAAATGCTACCTATCTTGACCCTACTGTATTGTTAGTCACCAACACCATCAGATGCAGGAAAGGTAATAAAGAAAGGActtcattttttttcagtgacTTCATAGATTTATGTCTTCTTGCACTTTAAAAACAGATGTCAGCTGAGATCATAACTCCTTGGAAAGGCCAAGAAAACAGACATTAATACGAAAACCCACATTCTCTTGTATGATTGAACAATACCAAAAGCTTTTGTGCGTCCTGATCAGAAGAATGTGCTAATGCCCTGGCTGTGTACTATGAGCTAATAAACTTTTGAAAGTTGTGACAATATTTGGAAGAGAAATATCTGCTACAGGTTTCTCAGATTAAAAGGAGGCAAGAACTCCAGTATTAGCTCCTACTCCTGAACCAGATTCAGGAAGATAGAGTGGCTCAGGAAAGGAATGACACAGTTAAAGGAACTTCTTTGTAGAAGGATCCTCTGATGAACAGTTTATGTCTAAAGCTGCACTGGGTTTTCACTCTTCATCTAGTAAAGGTGGAGAGGTTTTTGCAGCACGCACAAGCTTTTGCGTGAAGACAAGAATACATAGATCAGAAGTGAGAAAGCACTGTTAGTACTTGGTTGCTATTTAACAAATGGTTTATTTTGTAATgccaatttaacaccattaaccGAAGTAGCTGCACGTCTGCAAGTTATGTCAGCATGTCTGCAGCACTTGGCTTGCTGACAGACAAAACCATCCATTTTTTAACACAAACCACAATCTGTATTTGTCTTGTTCACTCCAGAATTGTTATGATAGACAGAGAGAGCCTACAGGAGTCTTCCTTCGAGAGGAAGGCCGGTCTGTAGTTAAgacacaggactgggactcaggagaactgggttcagtTTACAGCTCTGCACCAGATcacatgtgtgaccttgggcaagtcacttggggccagattttcaaagctgctaaGCTTTCCTTTAGTAGTTAAATAAGGGCTAGATTTCCAAAAGGGATGCATCCAGCAGCTCCTGTTGTGACACTTGTCAgcacccattaacttcaatgaatcTGCACCAGTTTAAACCAGCTGAGTGTTTGCCTGTTGGGTTTGCTATTTAAAGGCTGATCACACTGGGCTCAATCGTGGGCCAGACTATGGGCCAGGACAGAGGATTAAGGGGGTGAGATGACTCCTTGCTTCCCTGCGTGGGCTACCCATATTATGGATCAGAATGTAGGTGGGACGGCAGTTGCTGCTGAGCTATTACTCCCGCAACCACGCGAGTGAATGAGGCATGGGTGAGCAATGGGCGGAGCCTTTCTCATATTTTTCACCCTCCATTTCCCCACAATGCACCAGTCAGCATCGTTCTCTGAATAACAATTTGGTCCCAGCCCAGTCCCTTATCCAGGGCAGCCTGCAAGGTGCTCTCTGTAAGTGATGGTTACTGGAGATAAGTATTTgctagaaaaaaatattgaaacatttttggcgagggagggggaaaaacatAGGCTATATATAGAATGACATGGACTTTGCAAAACAGATACAAGCAGAGAAAGAGCTAGATCACATTTTGTCTATTTTACGTTTCATAATGTGCCCTAACCATTCAACCTCACTGCCAATGTTGTGTCACAGAATTTGGCcattacatttattttctgttcAGGAATAAAAGATTAATCCCTCCACACAGCACCATTTAAAATCCTCCACAACAGAAcctatacattatttttttaataccaaCCTGAGAAGTTCTATCAAACGTTCTTCAAGGAATTGCTTTGTTCTAGTTAGATCGTCTAGCTCAGCCAACAACTTCTGATCATTGCTGTCTCTGTCTGCTGTCGCCTTGTTGAGTTTGTCACCGTACTCTTTGACTTGCTCATTCGCTTTGTCAACTTCCTTTTGGGTCctgtttaaatgcaaattaattgtTCTTAAAGAAGTCCCTTCTGCCATTTATCTTGACGAAATCTGTAGTTTTAGTGAAGTCTTTCTCAGTGTGAACACAATATTATATAGAACAACGTGATTTAGTTTTTTGACACTTTTGAAGCTGTGCATAGATACATTACCTGTGGGCACCTTTGACAATCAGTAACTTCTGGGGATGCGGGTACTATTTCCTGCTCCCTTTTCATAGTTGTGTTTGTGATGGCTACCCTCTTGGCtgcacaccagggattgaaccaggTAGCAGGAACTGCTACAGCTTAAGCTAAGAGCCAAGGCTTTCTGGGTGAGTCTGTAAAGACCCATATCCCCTGCAGACTGGGCACAGAGAACAATCCAGAGTATAAACATATCAGTGGTTTACATGTTCACAAAAGGTCTACTAAGTATGCTATTAATTTGCAgtaccacaaaacaaaaaaatttacaAAGGAGCTAAAAACCCTTTACCACTGAGTACAAGAAATATTGACAAGCTCTGCTAATATGACTTCACTTGAGAGTCTCATCCAGACAAATTTGCCTCAGATTTCAAGTGGACAGAGTGAAAGACTTAAGGAGGTTTGATTTGATTTCTGGTGTATTAATTTCAGTCAATAGAGCAATTTAAAACTAGAGAATTACTCACAGTCTCAATGGTAAACTTAACAGACTACAGTCTAATTAACTTAGTCAATAGACTCCCAGTTGGCACAAGGGATGAACTCACCAGATCAGACACTCAGTTTTGAAATCAGTGGACACTGATTTATACATGGAACTACTTcagttgacaccagctgagcatctggcccaccAAATAGAAACTAGTGCACACTTAGTTGTAAGAAACTAGAGTGGGTACAAACAGAAATCTGAAAAAGGAATTAAGGGCCCCGATTCTGAAGTCCTCATTCAGGCTCCATATCTCAACTCTCTTTTACATGGGAGCAAGATAAGCATTAGCTCCTTACTTCCAGGTAACAGCTCTGCACAAGGTCAGGCCCAGTGCAGATCTGCTCCATGACCAGAGCTCATCAAGTTGCTGAGGGGCAGATTCTCCATATAAATGAGGACTCTGAGGGCACATCTACAGAGTAAGCAGAAACCCACGGCAGcgcgtctcagagcccaggtctacagactcggGTTTATGGGGCTCAGACTACAGCTCTCAGAATGgccatgtagacatttgggcttgggctctgaaacccaccccgctccccaggcttcagagcccaagctccaatccaaccccaaacatctacacagctatttttagtgccgtCGAGCGAGCCTGAGACTGCAGATCccggctctgagacttgctgtttCTATTGCCCCAATGGAGCAACACTGATTGATACCAGCTGAGCATATGGCCCAATATCTGTACTTTTATTGGGGTGTGAAGCATCCTGGGGAGTACTGTGTCCTCCCACCCCTACCTGCAGTCTCCATGGCGAGAACTGCCCTGATGGACACTGTGCACTCTCCAGCTGCCAGCTCCATTCCATAGCTGACTATCCTCTGGACTCATCTAGCTGATTGATAACCAGGGGgacctgccctcccagagctgcaatCACAGAGCCCAGTGAGACAGAGTCACAGACTCCTGCCTCAAGGCATGGGGCAGAGTTTGGTGGCCATGTAGGTGTTACGCAGCCATCCCTGAAAGGATTCCCCTCATTCTTGATCCAAGCAGCCCTGGAGTCAGGCCAGGCTGGCTTTgtcctcccagctctgtgctgcaAAATCATTTAGTGCCAGTATTTGTCAccaagtccttactcaggcaaaatgcccattgaactcaataggagACTTGCCTGAGCAAGAGCTGCAGAGTGTGTTCCCTTCAACAGCAATTCTTACTTTACTCTTGAGACACCACAGAGGggcaaaaataaaacacaccCTCCATGTAAAATGCAGTGCAAATGTTCCAGTCCTCTTTTAAACAGCAGTCGACATTGCTGGACTCTGAATGCTGCATCTAACCCATGCTACAAAGCCTAGCAACACGTAGAATAGTTTCACAAAGGAAACAAGAAATGCGATGACTACAGAACATCAGCTACGTGAACAAAGGGAGGCTGTATTCTGTGTAATTTCCATGTTTTTCATCGAAAGGCCACTTAACGTTTCCTACTCAATATTTATGTATTCTCTCCCCTGCCTCATATACTGTACACAACCATATGGTGTACACACTATGATGACTTATCTCCTGTTTGGCTTCTTACAAACAGTACAAGTGAAATAACCAAAGTGCTAACCTCTCCAAGTGTTTTTTCAGAGACATCACCTCCTCGTCTTTTTTTAACCTGGTGGATTCATATTCAGTCAATTGCTCTGTTGTACGCTCCAGTTTGCTAGACAGTTCCGTGTTTAAAGCCTAGCACAATAAtagaaatatttctgtttaaCATATAAAAACATCACTGTATCAACTGTAACTTAGTTACTATGTCACCCAAACAATGCTTTGACGGGGAGTTTAAGAAGTCCAACCATTAATTAAAACATTATTATTGAATAATCAGACACTAGTTGTGTACTGGGGATTGATTACTTATGTCACATTGAATAAGGGATCAATTGTAAAGTATTAAACCATGCCAGTAATTCTTATTAGCCACAGCAGAAGGGCTTTGAGTGGCTTTTGTCTCTTTATCAAAGAATAAAGTCCCAAACACAATGATGAAAGAATAAACCACATCagtatttaaaactattttacaGTCTGAAATAAGTGCTTCAATAGGAAAACAAAAAGTTTAAAAGAAACTAAATTATCATGAGGGGGAAAATGTCAAGTTTATGGCTTCTTCATTAAAACAGAGTTAAATATAAAAGGAAGCGAAAAAGCACCTTCTATTATCTAAACTTTAGAGGTAACATTTTCAGACTTGGGTACACCCCTATatctgtatttaggcacctaagtaaaaGTCATCTGGTTCAGGGGGTGAGAACCTCAGTATTTAACtgctatttgtgcctttgaaaatctccccctagtCTGACAATTTTGACCTGCATGTCTATTATTTGTTCAAGTGCATTCTCAGGCTCCCAGCCAGCTGCCAGACAAGTCCCCTGCCTTGTAAATTCTAACACAAGTGACTATTGATGCAAATACTTTAGCACATTTCTTTATTGTAATCAGATTAAGCACCTACGTGAAGCTCTGCAatctcttcctctgcagcacacaGCTGTCGTTTCTGCTCCTCAAGCTGCTCTTTTACTTTCTCGCATTCTTCACTGACAGCCTAGTGTAGTCAATAAAGCACTTGTTAGAGTTCACATAAAAGTCATCACCCAGTTTTAAAGTTTCCTGTTGATGCAGAATGGACAATTAAAATatactgggccaaattaatccaTTAATTATAATGGAGTTACaacagggataaatttggccctCTGCGTGGCTGATGGCAGACCAATTCAAATGACCATCCCAGGAAACTTGGGGCCTAATTCATGGAAAAAGTCCCCCGTTGTGGTAGTCAGATGATGTTTTTCAGGCAATTATTATGGGCCATAACAAAAATGGCCCAACTTGCTAAACATGTAAATGTTGTGTTGAAAGTACAAAGGGAGCACAAATCATGCTGGGAATTAGGAGCTGCTCTGTGGGCAAAGAAAGTAAGCGCACACCACTTTTCGACGTTAGAAGAATCTCAGCATACACAGAAGTGTGTACGTCTGATCAACTGGCAGCCTTAGGCTCAGAGCTGCAGTAACAGACACACAGTTCTTTATCTTTCAGGAATTTCTCCCCATATGATCCAGAGTTGAATCGGGGTGGCTCGTGACCACTTCCTGAAACTAGACTTTTATCTCGGTGGCTGTATCTTGTACAGTAAAATTACCACTCAGGCTGGGATTTCTAACTTtgatctcactgaaatcaacattGATTGCAATAGGAGCGGAGCCAGGCCCACACTcagacttctgaaaatcccaccatgGGCCTCTAGCCCTTATGTTCAAATAGATGTGTGAACTCAGTGTAACTTGTGCTGTACTATATGTCAGAGTCTGCAGACTGCCTGAAACAGTGCCTCTAACAGAGGGGTGAGTTGCTCTTATTCATATCAACAGATGTTGATGCTAAAGCCTAACGACAAAGTAAatgttacaaatattaactatttcactgctgatcattgcACACAAGGATAGAGAAGAAAGGGTTCATCTGATCAGAGctgcacaatctactgtgagCATCTTATTTTGGTTTCATGAGTGGGCGGATGTTGGGTTGTAACTGGATTTTGGGAGAGTGCCAGTATGGGTGTTACTGTTATCAGGGAATCGATGGGAACTGAGGGCACTCAGCCCTGTGCAGGAGGTATGCAGCACCTTGCAGTATTGGGCCCATTGTATTACAGGTACTTTTAAATAATGGCAAATCGTAAGCTGAAATATTCATAGTTATTTGATGAGTAATATTCATGAAAGTCGAGCAACCATTGGGTCTGAAAAACACCTTTTCAATATTCTGCAAAGAAAGGAGGTTCACACATCCATAGCCTTGTTCTGCTGACCCAGTGTAGTAAAGAGGATATAACTGGTTCAGTGTTAGACATCAAGGGGAATCAAAGTTGCTTAGCACATTGCAGAGCAAGGCTCAGTGGGCGTTAGGGACTAATCCCCCCTAAATTCATATGTGCTTagattaaagccagaagggactgttgcgATTATCCGACCTCCACAATGCAGGCCATTTCACCCCATAATTCCTGCAGAGGAGGGAATTTCTCCTCCTTACCACGTCAGTGAACACTGTCAAGCATGTAGAATGTAGAATAGCATGTAGAATATGATATTCATTTACCTTgaattttgtttgataatttatAATCTCTGTGCTCATTTGAAATTTTATTGCAGACAGCTCTTCTTCGCTGGTCTCTTGGCAGCGTTGGGCCTGTTTCGCTGCCACCTCCAGCTGTGTTTGCAGGCTGGAAACAGCGGCAACGCATACTTGAGTCTCCTTTAGTTTCTCTGTCAGGCCTTGGTTCTCCTGCCTGAGCGTGGAGATGTCAAGTTGCAGCCTCTCCTGCTCCTTTGCTGCTTGCTCACCCAATTCCCCGAGCTTCTTAGTGACCCGGGCCAGCTTCTCTTCTGCATCCCCCTTCTCAGAGGTCAAGGTACAGATCTGAATACCAAGTTCAGCCATGTCAGTGTTGGTTCTGTGGAGCAGGTCATTGGTTTCTACATTTTCCATTTGAACAGTCTCCAAATACTGCTTAACCTTGGACAGCTCTTCCCTGAGACTCAGCACATTCTTCTCCAGCTCAGCCTTTTGATGGGCTTCCCTTTCCCGCTCTTTTTTCAGAGTTTCCTCTCTTTCTTTACACTGTACCAGCTCTTGCACGTGGTTGCTGTTGAGTGACTCACTCTGCTCTTTCAGCTGCTGGACCAGTGTCTTTTGTTCCCCCAAAACTGCCTCCGTGACATCCAGCTTGCCTTGcatcctctctctctcatcagcTGTCTGCTGAAGCTTGGCTCGAAGGTCAATCACTTCTGCCTGCAACCTGGACACTTCACTCTGGTTGATGTGCAGCTGCTTTTCAGACACGGCTAGCCTGGAAGCCAACTCTTGTGCCTCTTTCTCCTGACATGCTGCCTGCTCCAGCTGGGCCTTCTCCACTGAATCCTTCTCTCCAGTAAGGGATTCAATCAATTTTATTTGATGAAGGCATGTTTTTTCCATACTTAGCTTTTCCACTTCAAGAGACTCCGCTTTTTTTCGGTACATCTCAATTTCTGCCTGTAGCTGCTTGCATTGGCTCTCTATGCCTTGCAGTGTCACATCTTTCTCTGTAACCTGTGACCTAAGAGACTCTTCACACTCCTTCAAGGAAAACAGAATCTTTTCCATCCGTAAACCATGCTGTTTGGCACTCTTGTGCTCTGTTTGCAATTCAGCTAAAGACTCCTTGATGGTAtcttctctttgcctcagttcttGGTATTCAGAATGCAGAGACTGTAGCCTCTCTTCCAGGATCTGATTTTGCCTTGTGACATTCTGCAAGTCTTCATGCAACTGTTTGTTCTGCTCCCGGagctttttctctttttcatcCACCGACACCATGGCATCGTCAATCTGACTCTGGAGCTGTTTCTCCGATGCCCTCAGCCTGGCCAACTCAGCTTCCAAAGAGGCTTTAGATGCCTCCAGGTTTTTCTGCTTCTCTTTCATCTTCTCCTTGGTTTGGTGCAGATTTGCATTCTCAGATTTCAGTTTCTTGCTTTCTTCACCAATTTCGTTCAGTGCCAAGCTTTGCTGTCCTGCGAGCTCCTCCATGTCCTTTACCTTCTGGAGGAGGTGATCATTGCTTGAGAGGAGTTTTTGGTTTTGCTCCTCTAGGCTGTGCACGTTCTGACTCAGCTTTGATAAATGATCCTTCCGCAGCTCAAGTTGCTCTGCCAAGGTTCTGGCTTCCTGCTTCAGCACAGCTTCCCTGCAGCTGCACTCTTCCTGA
Above is a genomic segment from Emys orbicularis isolate rEmyOrb1 chromosome 2, rEmyOrb1.hap1, whole genome shotgun sequence containing:
- the FYCO1 gene encoding FYVE and coiled-coil domain-containing protein 1 isoform X3, giving the protein MNTKVTSDWYYARSPFLKSKMSSDIVGQLYELTEVQFDLASRGHDLDAAWPTFARRTLSSHGSSAYLWKPPSRSSSISSLVSNYLQTQEFPGSPDANISLNAEHVEGFEEMRVELDQGELRQRELQDRINQLEKENQQLQAAVSLQKEQVQVEKEKSSNFREENSRLTKTIAELQKQCEVSQSTQSTVHDLQKCVQALEVNAAEQQKEYHTRLEQMESSKKDYASELQLLNQELETTRASVSMKDLCISELQTKLSSTEQKNLELIAKVDAILDEKGVLLEKLHQAEKEKADIQKLNNELLSQVKTAREELQLKEGAQKELESRFSCLTTDSKKESEKLLMSLEMMAKEMDTVQEALTVKGKEVAELQIQLKGSLARVGSLEKNLEETRRAKENLQEECSCREAVLKQEARTLAEQLELRKDHLSKLSQNVHSLEEQNQKLLSSNDHLLQKVKDMEELAGQQSLALNEIGEESKKLKSENANLHQTKEKMKEKQKNLEASKASLEAELARLRASEKQLQSQIDDAMVSVDEKEKKLREQNKQLHEDLQNVTRQNQILEERLQSLHSEYQELRQREDTIKESLAELQTEHKSAKQHGLRMEKILFSLKECEESLRSQVTEKDVTLQGIESQCKQLQAEIEMYRKKAESLEVEKLSMEKTCLHQIKLIESLTGEKDSVEKAQLEQAACQEKEAQELASRLAVSEKQLHINQSEVSRLQAEVIDLRAKLQQTADERERMQGKLDVTEAVLGEQKTLVQQLKEQSESLNSNHVQELVQCKEREETLKKEREREAHQKAELEKNVLSLREELSKVKQYLETVQMENVETNDLLHRTNTDMAELGIQICTLTSEKGDAEEKLARVTKKLGELGEQAAKEQERLQLDISTLRQENQGLTEKLKETQVCVAAVSSLQTQLEVAAKQAQRCQETSEEELSAIKFQMSTEIINYQTKFKAVSEECEKVKEQLEEQKRQLCAAEEEIAELHALNTELSSKLERTTEQLTEYESTRLKKDEEVMSLKKHLERTQKEVDKANEQVKEYGDKLNKATADRDSNDQKLLAELDDLTRTKQFLEERLIELLRDKDALWQKSDALEFQQKLCEEQRWLGDTEVNHCLSCQREFTWMMRRHHCRLCGRIFCYYCCNNYMMTKHSGKKERCCRACFNKPRVIVDYTDDFGSRASQEEPPALLNSPVSPTQEVTNETSKPPDDAVFDIITDEELCQVQESDSVHNESQADVESLDQSDTDLNSTYNSSTLDDSEELQVAQDAEICLLKSGELMIKLPLTVEEILNFGEDNRELFIKSSTYSTIPITVTETGLTISWVFSSDPKSIAFSVVYQESEEAMLDQCKVLIPMTRCNSHKETIRGQVKARNCGIYILIFDNTFSRFISKKVFYHLTVEQPVIYDGSDFP
- the FYCO1 gene encoding FYVE and coiled-coil domain-containing protein 1 isoform X1, which produces MNTKVTSDWYYARSPFLKSKMSSDIVGQLYELTEVQFDLASRGHDLDAAWPTFARRTLSSHGSSAYLWKPPSRSSSISSLVSNYLQTQEFPGSPDANISLNAEHVEGFEEMRVELDQGELRQRELQDRINQLEKENQQLQAAVSLQKEQVQVEKEKSSNFREENSRLTKTIAELQKQCEVSQSTQSTVHDLQKCVQALEVNAAEQQKEYHTRLEQMESSKKDYASELQLLNQELETTRASVSMKDLCISELQTKLSSTEQKNLELIAKVDAILDEKGVLLEKLHQAEKEKADIQKLNNELLSQVKTAREELQLKEGAQKELESRFSCLTTDSKKESEKLLMSLEMMAKEMDTVQEALTVKGKEVAELQIQLKGSLARVGSLEKNLEETRRAKENLQEECSCREAVLKQEARTLAEQLELRKDHLSKLSQNVHSLEEQNQKLLSSNDHLLQKVKDMEELAGQQSLALNEIGEESKKLKSENANLHQTKEKMKEKQKNLEASKASLEAELARLRASEKQLQSQIDDAMVSVDEKEKKLREQNKQLHEDLQNVTRQNQILEERLQSLHSEYQELRQREDTIKESLAELQTEHKSAKQHGLRMEKILFSLKECEESLRSQVTEKDVTLQGIESQCKQLQAEIEMYRKKAESLEVEKLSMEKTCLHQIKLIESLTGEKDSVEKAQLEQAACQEKEAQELASRLAVSEKQLHINQSEVSRLQAEVIDLRAKLQQTADERERMQGKLDVTEAVLGEQKTLVQQLKEQSESLNSNHVQELVQCKEREETLKKEREREAHQKAELEKNVLSLREELSKVKQYLETVQMENVETNDLLHRTNTDMAELGIQICTLTSEKGDAEEKLARVTKKLGELGEQAAKEQERLQLDISTLRQENQGLTEKLKETQVCVAAVSSLQTQLEVAAKQAQRCQETSEEELSAIKFQMSTEIINYQTKFKAVSEECEKVKEQLEEQKRQLCAAEEEIAELHALNTELSSKLERTTEQLTEYESTRLKKDEEVMSLKKHLERTQKEVDKANEQVKEYGDKLNKATADRDSNDQKLLAELDDLTRTKQFLEERLIELLRDKDALWQKSDALEFQQKLCEEQRWLGDTEVNHCLSCQREFTWMMRRHHCRLCGRIFCYYCCNNYMMTKHSGKKERCCRACFNKPRVIVDYTDDFGSRASQEEPPALLNSPVSPTQEGTVTNETSKPPDDAVFDIITDEELCQVQESDSVHNESQADVESLDQSDTDLNSTYNSSTLDDSEELQVAQDAEICLLKSGELMIKLPLTVEEILNFGEDNRELFIKSSTYSTIPITVTETGLTISWVFSSDPKSIAFSVVYQESEEAMLDQCKVLIPMTRCNSHKETIRGQVKARNCGIYILIFDNTFSRNSTCNSLTFDDSEELQVAQDAEICLLKSGELMLWIRPYVNLPGP